Proteins encoded by one window of Channa argus isolate prfri chromosome 1, Channa argus male v1.0, whole genome shotgun sequence:
- the b3gnt2b gene encoding N-acetyllactosaminide beta-1,3-N-acetylglucosaminyltransferase 2 isoform X1 — MQFSSATEGCRRDTVAGAEELTTKKVWTATRFRLPSLSVSSHFPVGSRSPVGGDKYGVRKLRRHTELLLLLLFPAICHPSHPGGDRLVQDAVMAMLRGRLKVVVTIMMINVFIFILIFRHSSQEKNVHDKVQIPSKPFWTKLGPISAYWNHQQQILDIQKNPILMGNYSTEDMSNWLTTANLSSDPCRPNIRVKTQVKDYNSLPERFKDFLLYMHCRSYPVMLDEPHICKRPPFLLLAVKSQVSHFDRRQAIRQSWGRAGVITNHTVVTIFLLGNATAWDHHPNLSSSLRDESIRHKDIIQWDYRDSFFNLTVKEVLFLEWIQTRCPDARFIFKGDDDVFVNTYRILDFLKGLSEAKGRDLFVGDVITDAGPHRDKKVKYFIPESMYVGKYPPYAGGGGYLYSGDLAARLHTVSQNVALYPIDDVYTGMCLRKLGLAPEKNKGFRTFDIEEKYRSNPCAYKSLMLVHPRTPQEMIKIWAWLNNPELNCH; from the exons atgcagttcagctcagctactgaagggtgcagacgtgacacggtagctggagcagaggaactgactacaaaaaaggtgtggaccgcaacaag GTTCAGGCTCCCCTCCCTCTCGGTTTCCTCCCATTTCCCAGTCGGCTCCCGTTCCCCAGTGGGTGGAGATAAATATGGGGTAAGAAAGCTGCgcagacacacagagctgttgttgctgcttttgttcCCTGCCATCTGTCACCCATCCCACCCAG GTGGTGACAGGCTGGTGCAGGACGCTGTCATGGCAATGCTGCGGGGCCGGCTGAAGGTCGTGGTGACAATAATGATGATCAACGTCTTTATCTTCATCCTCATTTTCCGACACAGCagtcaagaaaaaaatgtacatgacAAGGTCCAAATCCCGTCCAAACCCTTCTGGACCAAACTGGGTCCCATCTCGGCTTACTGGAACCACCAGCAGCAGATTCTGGACATTCAGAAGAATCCCATTCTTATGGGTAACTATAGCACTGAAGACATGTCCAATTGGCTTACCACCGCCAATTTGTCCTCTGACCCCTGCAGGCCTAACATAAGGGTTAAAACTCAGGTGAAAGACTACAACTCCCTACCAGAACGTTTCAAGGATTTCCTGCTTTACATGCACTGCCGTTCCTACCCGGTCATGTTGGACGAGCCTCATATTTGTAAGAGGCCGCCATTCTTGCTTCTCGCTGTCAAATCCCAGGTGTCGCACTTCGACCGCCGTCAGGCCATCCGCCAGTCCTGGGGACGTGCAGGTGTCATCACTAACCACACAGTAGTTACTATCTTCCTTCTCGGAAATGCCACAGCATGGGATCACCACCCGAACCTGTCCAGTAGCCTTCGCGATGAGAGCATTCGCCATAAAGACATCATCCAGTGGGATTACCGGGATTCTTTCTTCAATTTAACTGTCAAAGAGGTTTTGTTCCTGGAATGGATTCAGACTCGTTGCCCTGACGCTCGCTTCATTTTTAAAGGCGACGATGACGTCTTTGTCAACACCTACCGCATCCTGGACTTTCTCAAGGGCCTCTCTGAGGCCAAAGGTAGGGATCTGTTTGTAGGAGATGTAATCACCGATGCCGGGCCACACAGAGACAAGAAGGTCAAATACTTCATCCCGGAGAGTATGTACGTTGGAAAGTACCCTCCGTACGCAGGAGGTGGCGGGTACCTTTATTCCGGTGACCTTGCTGCACGTCTGCACACTGTGTCACAAAATGTAGCACTCTACCCAATAGATGATGTCTACACAGGTATGTGTCTTAGGAAGCTAGGGCTTGCCCCTGAGAAGAACAAAGGCTTCAGGACTTTTGACATAGAGGAGAAGTACAGGTCGAACCCCTGCGCTTATAAGAGTTTAATGCTCGTTCACCCAAGGACCCCACAGGAGATGATAAAGATCTGGGCTTGGCTTAACAACCCTGAACTAAACTGCCACTGA
- the b3gnt2b gene encoding N-acetyllactosaminide beta-1,3-N-acetylglucosaminyltransferase 2 isoform X2, with translation MAMLRGRLKVVVTIMMINVFIFILIFRHSSQEKNVHDKVQIPSKPFWTKLGPISAYWNHQQQILDIQKNPILMGNYSTEDMSNWLTTANLSSDPCRPNIRVKTQVKDYNSLPERFKDFLLYMHCRSYPVMLDEPHICKRPPFLLLAVKSQVSHFDRRQAIRQSWGRAGVITNHTVVTIFLLGNATAWDHHPNLSSSLRDESIRHKDIIQWDYRDSFFNLTVKEVLFLEWIQTRCPDARFIFKGDDDVFVNTYRILDFLKGLSEAKGRDLFVGDVITDAGPHRDKKVKYFIPESMYVGKYPPYAGGGGYLYSGDLAARLHTVSQNVALYPIDDVYTGMCLRKLGLAPEKNKGFRTFDIEEKYRSNPCAYKSLMLVHPRTPQEMIKIWAWLNNPELNCH, from the coding sequence ATGGCAATGCTGCGGGGCCGGCTGAAGGTCGTGGTGACAATAATGATGATCAACGTCTTTATCTTCATCCTCATTTTCCGACACAGCagtcaagaaaaaaatgtacatgacAAGGTCCAAATCCCGTCCAAACCCTTCTGGACCAAACTGGGTCCCATCTCGGCTTACTGGAACCACCAGCAGCAGATTCTGGACATTCAGAAGAATCCCATTCTTATGGGTAACTATAGCACTGAAGACATGTCCAATTGGCTTACCACCGCCAATTTGTCCTCTGACCCCTGCAGGCCTAACATAAGGGTTAAAACTCAGGTGAAAGACTACAACTCCCTACCAGAACGTTTCAAGGATTTCCTGCTTTACATGCACTGCCGTTCCTACCCGGTCATGTTGGACGAGCCTCATATTTGTAAGAGGCCGCCATTCTTGCTTCTCGCTGTCAAATCCCAGGTGTCGCACTTCGACCGCCGTCAGGCCATCCGCCAGTCCTGGGGACGTGCAGGTGTCATCACTAACCACACAGTAGTTACTATCTTCCTTCTCGGAAATGCCACAGCATGGGATCACCACCCGAACCTGTCCAGTAGCCTTCGCGATGAGAGCATTCGCCATAAAGACATCATCCAGTGGGATTACCGGGATTCTTTCTTCAATTTAACTGTCAAAGAGGTTTTGTTCCTGGAATGGATTCAGACTCGTTGCCCTGACGCTCGCTTCATTTTTAAAGGCGACGATGACGTCTTTGTCAACACCTACCGCATCCTGGACTTTCTCAAGGGCCTCTCTGAGGCCAAAGGTAGGGATCTGTTTGTAGGAGATGTAATCACCGATGCCGGGCCACACAGAGACAAGAAGGTCAAATACTTCATCCCGGAGAGTATGTACGTTGGAAAGTACCCTCCGTACGCAGGAGGTGGCGGGTACCTTTATTCCGGTGACCTTGCTGCACGTCTGCACACTGTGTCACAAAATGTAGCACTCTACCCAATAGATGATGTCTACACAGGTATGTGTCTTAGGAAGCTAGGGCTTGCCCCTGAGAAGAACAAAGGCTTCAGGACTTTTGACATAGAGGAGAAGTACAGGTCGAACCCCTGCGCTTATAAGAGTTTAATGCTCGTTCACCCAAGGACCCCACAGGAGATGATAAAGATCTGGGCTTGGCTTAACAACCCTGAACTAAACTGCCACTGA